In Spinacia oleracea cultivar Varoflay chromosome 5, BTI_SOV_V1, whole genome shotgun sequence, a single window of DNA contains:
- the LOC130461226 gene encoding ubiquitin-like-specific protease 1: MKTMMLGLKEGEHVKVHCTKRTFNMEKDFEISVTVEDTDQLLSGAWLNISIIQVFATALSELCFHDDCHPNSIGFMCPEMISATMLKSDADRILLYITRSMSALSSKTFILCPYYEKSHWMLLVLCLSKREVYIFDSQQKKRNLMIKEPLNNAFRSYKRLGGQSKGTKLTWIPAQCAQQPGSLDCGYYVMRFMYDIIMNHGNSQDLTKDFSRTLPYSPEEINEVKDFWADYFMNNVEFLA, from the exons atgaaaactatgatgttgggattaaaagaaggggagcacgttaaggtacattgcactaaaaggacattcaatatggaaaaggactttgaaattagtgtcaccgttgaagacaccgatcaacttctctcgggagcatggctcaatatatcaataatacaagtttttgctac ggctttgagtgagttgtgttttcacgatgattgtcaccccaatagtattggattcatgtgcccggagatgatctcggccaccatgttaaagtccgatgcagatcgaattctattgtacatcacgaggtccatgagtgcacttagttctaagacattcatcttatgtccatactacgaaaa gagtcactggatgcttttagttctttgcttgtctaaacgtgaggtctacatatttgattctcaacagaagaagagaaatttgatgattaaggagccactaaacaa tgcttttcggagttacaagagactaggtggacaatctaagggaactaaattaacatggattccagcacag tgtgctcaacaaccgggatcactagattgtggctactacgtcatgcgttttatgtacgacataataatgaatcatggtaatagtcaagatcttactaag gatttttcaagaacattgccctattcaccggaggagattaatgaggtgaaagatttttgggcagattacttcatgaacaatgtcgaatttttagcttaa